The Paenibacillus tianjinensis genome has a window encoding:
- a CDS encoding LysR family transcriptional regulator, with translation MFDDLDIFAAVVEHSSLNRASRQLNLSQPALSRKISKLEERLGVSLFNRFGKRLELTEVGRLTYTYALEQRQQRSKFLEALSKFKEGEPQLVTLGASLTTLQTTLPPLVNAYMNKYPAAELKLITGKTHEIVSAVNEGKCDVGIIASSIQEPGLRCIPLFEDQLRLVVSEHHPLTLTAKLSMEHLSRLPMILFSKGTWYRRMTDELFQRCGVDPDVRMEIDSFEAIVRLLPTIKAAALLPKSYLRPELLNGGGLVSLHIKELEQTQRTTCLIYQGSGGLSTAARCLVQVTEEVFLSGRE, from the coding sequence ATGTTTGATGATTTGGACATTTTCGCCGCGGTCGTGGAGCATTCCAGCCTCAACCGGGCCTCGCGCCAGCTCAATCTGTCCCAGCCTGCCCTCTCCCGTAAAATCTCCAAGCTGGAGGAGCGTCTTGGCGTTTCATTATTCAACCGCTTCGGCAAACGGCTGGAGCTGACTGAGGTGGGCCGCCTTACCTACACCTATGCCCTGGAGCAGCGGCAGCAGCGTTCCAAATTTCTTGAGGCCCTGTCCAAATTCAAGGAAGGCGAGCCGCAGCTCGTCACCCTGGGGGCCAGCCTGACGACGCTTCAGACGACACTGCCCCCGCTTGTAAATGCATATATGAATAAATATCCGGCGGCGGAGCTGAAGCTGATCACCGGCAAAACACATGAAATCGTCTCAGCCGTCAATGAGGGCAAATGCGATGTCGGCATCATCGCCTCCTCGATCCAGGAGCCGGGCCTGCGCTGCATTCCATTGTTCGAGGACCAGCTCAGGCTGGTCGTCTCCGAGCATCATCCCCTGACCTTAACTGCGAAGCTGTCCATGGAGCATCTGTCCCGGCTGCCGATGATCCTCTTCTCCAAAGGCACCTGGTACCGCCGTATGACGGATGAGCTGTTCCAGCGCTGCGGAGTCGATCCGGACGTGCGGATGGAGATCGACTCCTTCGAAGCGATCGTCCGGCTGCTGCCGACCATCAAGGCTGCTGCGCTGCTGCCGAAGTCGTACCTTCGTCCGGAGCTGCTGAACGGCGGCGGGCTCGTCTCCCTGCACATCAAGGAGCTGGAGCAGACCCAGCGCACCACCTGCCTGATCTATCAGGGCAGCGGGGGGCTAAGTACAGCAGCACGCTGTCTCGTACAGGTCACGGAGGAAGTATTCCTGAGCGGACGTGAATAG
- a CDS encoding metallophosphoesterase — protein MNTGSPGTSPNHEQTNPADGSGRYSAPVPEKGRKITRRQFLARGAATVFGAGLLTSGYVWQGEPNWLEVTKLELALKQLPSAFSGIRLVHFSDVHLGFNKDAHDVKRLVKHIKEVKPDIICFTGDIVDSNAEDLEDSVAVLAELTAPLGKYAIFGNHDYKNTELLTRLLQSAGFVVLRNQSYLIRQGGARIAVAGLEDMLKSAPDPEAALKAIPDDTFTVLLMHEPDYADTAESYPFHLQLSGHSHGGQIRLPFVGAAYTPYGSQKYINGLYYTAKKAMPVYVNRGFGETYMPFRLLCRPELTVFTLRRA, from the coding sequence ATGAATACAGGATCGCCCGGGACTTCTCCCAATCATGAACAAACAAATCCGGCAGACGGAAGCGGCCGTTATAGCGCTCCTGTACCGGAAAAGGGACGCAAAATAACCCGCCGCCAGTTCCTGGCCAGGGGAGCGGCCACAGTGTTTGGTGCAGGGCTGCTTACAAGCGGTTATGTCTGGCAGGGAGAGCCCAACTGGCTTGAGGTTACGAAGCTGGAGCTGGCCCTGAAGCAGCTTCCTTCCGCTTTTTCCGGGATCCGGCTGGTTCATTTCAGCGATGTTCATCTGGGCTTCAATAAAGATGCACATGATGTGAAACGCCTCGTGAAGCATATTAAGGAAGTAAAGCCGGATATCATCTGCTTCACCGGAGATATTGTAGACAGCAATGCCGAAGACCTGGAGGATTCTGTAGCTGTGCTTGCAGAGTTGACGGCCCCGCTGGGTAAATACGCGATTTTTGGCAATCATGATTATAAAAACACAGAGCTGTTAACCCGCTTATTGCAATCCGCCGGTTTTGTCGTGCTAAGGAATCAGTCCTATCTGATCCGGCAGGGCGGTGCGAGGATCGCGGTTGCGGGCCTTGAAGACATGCTGAAGAGTGCTCCTGATCCTGAAGCTGCGCTGAAAGCTATACCGGATGATACGTTCACGGTGCTGCTTATGCATGAGCCGGATTATGCGGATACTGCGGAAAGCTACCCCTTCCATCTGCAATTGTCCGGACACAGCCATGGAGGCCAGATCCGCCTGCCTTTTGTCGGAGCGGCATACACCCCTTACGGCTCGCAGAAATACATAAACGGATTATATTACACCGCGAAAAAAGCAATGCCGGTTTATGTGAACAGAGGTTTCGGCGAAACCTATATGCCTTTCAGGCTGCTGTGCAGGCCGGAGCTAACCGTGTTCACCCTGCGCCGGGCCTAG
- the sdhB gene encoding succinate dehydrogenase iron-sulfur subunit yields MAETVAAPKNVKFIITRQAEPESSPYTEEFELAYRPGMNVISALMEIQRNPVNATGDSTVPVCWESNCLEEVCGACSMVINGKPRQACAALIDNLEQPVRIEPMKTFPVVRDLVIDRSRMFNALKRVKAWIPIDGTYDLGPGPRMAEKKRQWAYELSKCMTCGVCLEACPNVNEKTNFIGPAAISQVRLFNAHPTGEMNADERLEALMEDGGIDGCGNSQNCVRACPKGIPLTTSIAEINKQTTKHMFKRWLGV; encoded by the coding sequence ATGGCGGAAACTGTTGCAGCTCCCAAAAACGTAAAGTTTATCATTACCCGCCAGGCCGAACCGGAGAGCTCGCCCTATACCGAGGAATTTGAACTGGCCTACCGGCCGGGGATGAATGTAATCAGCGCCCTGATGGAAATCCAGCGTAATCCGGTCAACGCTACGGGCGACAGTACAGTTCCGGTCTGCTGGGAATCCAACTGTCTGGAGGAAGTATGCGGCGCCTGCTCAATGGTAATCAACGGCAAGCCGCGCCAGGCCTGTGCTGCGCTGATCGATAATCTGGAGCAGCCGGTGCGGATTGAACCCATGAAGACGTTCCCTGTGGTGCGTGACCTCGTCATCGACCGCAGCCGGATGTTTAATGCGCTCAAGCGTGTCAAAGCATGGATTCCGATTGATGGAACGTATGATCTGGGCCCCGGTCCGCGGATGGCGGAGAAGAAACGCCAATGGGCTTACGAATTGTCCAAATGCATGACCTGCGGCGTCTGCCTGGAAGCCTGTCCGAATGTTAATGAAAAGACGAACTTCATCGGTCCGGCAGCCATCTCCCAGGTACGCCTGTTCAACGCCCATCCTACGGGCGAAATGAACGCTGACGAACGCCTGGAGGCACTGATGGAGGATGGCGGCATCGACGGCTGCGGCAACTCGCAGAACTGTGTACGTGCTTGTCCAAAAGGCATCCCGCTCACTACCTCTATCGCTGAGATCAACAAACAGACCACCAAGCATATGTTCAAACGCTGGCTGGGTGTGTAA
- a CDS encoding DUF3891 family protein codes for MICREQDGAFVMIKQHEHGRLAGEFAANFKEEQVPVPRRRAEVLRAISNHDRGWIDLDETPFWNDAEGAPYSFIDFPVVPKLTFYRRGLNEIEADTLYGALLCSLHFERLIEVSGEDNPELNNYLKDEAERRARIHRELEQNADPIGEAELYYDARLLQFCDDLSLYLGLNEPGSPKSEEHPWWTDGFSGSEDFSFTSGRVITAEWQDASTLLLEPFPFTRAVEVTFSLRRVSRRDIADKGIARAYHETPDEECRITVTSRPDEAA; via the coding sequence GTGATTTGTCGGGAGCAGGACGGGGCATTTGTAATGATTAAGCAGCATGAGCACGGGCGGCTGGCGGGAGAATTTGCAGCAAACTTCAAGGAAGAGCAAGTGCCGGTGCCCAGACGCCGGGCGGAAGTGCTGAGGGCAATCAGCAATCATGACCGGGGCTGGATCGACCTGGACGAAACGCCTTTCTGGAATGATGCGGAAGGAGCCCCTTACAGTTTTATCGATTTTCCGGTTGTGCCGAAACTTACGTTCTATAGACGCGGCCTTAATGAGATAGAAGCGGATACTCTGTATGGTGCCCTGCTATGCAGCCTGCATTTCGAACGGCTGATTGAGGTATCCGGCGAGGATAATCCGGAGCTCAACAACTATCTGAAGGATGAAGCGGAACGCAGAGCGCGCATTCACCGGGAGCTGGAACAGAACGCTGATCCGATTGGCGAGGCAGAGCTGTATTACGATGCCAGGCTGCTGCAGTTCTGTGACGATTTGTCGCTGTATCTGGGACTGAATGAACCGGGGAGCCCCAAATCCGAGGAGCATCCCTGGTGGACGGACGGTTTTTCGGGCAGCGAGGATTTCAGCTTTACCTCAGGACGGGTAATTACGGCAGAATGGCAGGATGCATCTACACTGCTGCTTGAACCCTTCCCGTTCACCCGGGCGGTTGAGGTGACCTTCAGTCTGCGCCGGGTCAGCCGTAGGGATATTGCGGATAAAGGTATTGCGCGCGCGTATCATGAGACACCGGATGAAGAATGCCGGATCACCGTGACCTCCCGTCCGGATGAGGCCGCATAA
- a CDS encoding ion channel — MDFWIWTFNAAVIIILLSLWFYRMKLSWMGKAVLLAPILIYVLISVEDLLNWIDLGAIVPGTRGLRGLILLFVLASVLFYILFIFHEIKQSNSKEVRMQQTLVRISIAAFTCIIFFTVVYTSIYKLFGQSSFQGQGLGADLLSQLITFLYFSVATFTTVGYGDVAPTDNTSRLVVVMQISFSFITVAYALSMLGLFRKILGSGTEEEIEAAIEVNIENAVENKQEEIEEEKEKEKSAQSDPTN; from the coding sequence ATGGACTTTTGGATATGGACCTTCAATGCAGCTGTAATTATTATCCTGCTGTCGTTGTGGTTTTACCGGATGAAGTTAAGCTGGATGGGCAAAGCGGTGCTGCTCGCGCCAATCCTGATTTACGTGCTGATTTCGGTCGAGGATTTGCTGAATTGGATTGACCTCGGGGCGATTGTGCCGGGTACCCGCGGACTGCGGGGGCTGATTTTACTTTTTGTACTGGCCTCTGTTCTGTTCTATATCCTGTTTATCTTCCATGAAATTAAGCAGTCGAACAGCAAAGAAGTAAGAATGCAGCAAACGCTGGTCCGCATCAGCATCGCAGCCTTCACCTGCATTATTTTTTTTACGGTTGTATATACATCCATATATAAACTGTTTGGACAGTCTTCCTTCCAAGGGCAGGGGCTCGGTGCTGATCTGCTCAGCCAGCTGATTACCTTTCTATACTTTAGTGTGGCTACCTTTACGACAGTGGGGTATGGGGATGTGGCTCCGACGGATAATACCTCGCGGCTGGTGGTCGTTATGCAGATCAGCTTCAGCTTCATTACGGTGGCTTATGCCCTGTCCATGCTGGGATTGTTCCGCAAAATCCTCGGTTCGGGCACGGAGGAAGAGATTGAGGCTGCGATTGAAGTAAATATAGAGAATGCCGTTGAAAATAAGCAGGAGGAGATAGAAGAAGAGAAAGAGAAAGAGAAGTCAGCACAGTCTGATCCAACAAACTAA
- a CDS encoding succinate dehydrogenase cytochrome b558 subunit has protein sequence MRGFYSRKIHSLLGVIPLAFFFIEHMMTNFAAVEGGASGFTDSVLWLNSLPLVFFLELFGIWLPLLYHGVYGLYIAYQSKPNLNRFNLERNWRYTLQRISGIITFIFIVWHLFQTRVQVAVGNVEHEELGGVMHDIATQPLLLAVYVIGVVAACFHFSNGLWSFLISWGVTVGPRSQKVSSVLCLGLFVIVTSMFLLSLFTFRDNEFQAAASAAQILRSFS, from the coding sequence ATGAGAGGATTTTATTCCAGAAAGATTCATTCCTTGCTCGGCGTTATCCCGCTCGCATTCTTCTTCATCGAACATATGATGACGAACTTCGCGGCAGTAGAGGGTGGCGCTTCCGGTTTCACCGACAGTGTGCTATGGCTGAACAGTCTGCCGCTGGTCTTCTTCCTGGAATTGTTCGGTATTTGGCTTCCACTGCTCTACCACGGAGTCTACGGGCTGTATATCGCCTACCAATCCAAGCCGAACCTGAACCGCTTTAACCTGGAACGGAACTGGCGTTATACGCTGCAGCGCATCAGCGGTATTATTACCTTCATTTTTATCGTGTGGCATCTGTTCCAGACCCGTGTCCAGGTGGCAGTCGGGAATGTAGAGCATGAAGAGCTTGGCGGCGTAATGCATGACATCGCAACCCAGCCGCTGCTGCTAGCCGTATATGTAATCGGTGTTGTGGCTGCTTGCTTCCATTTCTCCAATGGCCTCTGGTCCTTCCTGATCAGCTGGGGAGTTACCGTCGGACCGCGCTCGCAAAAAGTGTCCTCTGTACTCTGTCTCGGCCTTTTCGTAATTGTTACTTCCATGTTCCTGCTGTCGCTGTTCACGTTCCGTGACAACGAATTCCAGGCTGCAGCTTCGGCTGCACAGATCCTCCGGTCCTTCTCTTAA
- the sdhA gene encoding succinate dehydrogenase flavoprotein subunit: MASADIIIVGGGLAGLMATIKAAESGAHVHLFSLVPVKRSHSVCAQGGINGAVNTKGEGDSPWEHFDDTVYGGDFLANQPPVKAMCEAAPGIIHLMDRMGVMFNRTPEGLLDFRRFGGTKRHRTAFAGATTGQQLLYALDEQVRRWESEGLVTKSENWEFLSVILDDAGVCRGISAQNLKTMEIQTFPADAVILASGGPGIIFGKTTNSVINTGTAASAVYQQGVHYANGEFIQIHPTAIPGDDKLRLMSESARGEGGRIWTYKDGKPWYFLEEKYPSYGNLVPRDIATREIFNVCVDQGLGINGENMVYLDLSHKDPKELDVKLGGIIEIYEKFMGDDPRKIPMKIFPAVHYSMGGMWVDYNQMTNIPGLFAAGECEYQYHGANRLGANSLVSAIYGGMMAGPKAVEYIKGQKKSVQDIPSSVFDSFHKQQVGKYETLLGMSGTENAYVIHKELGEWMTANMTVVRENKRLEATIGKIKELKERYGRINMSDTSRWNNQGVAFTRQLWNMLELAEAMTLGALLRNESRGAHYKPEFPNRNDEEFLKTTKATWTPDGPKISYEEVDVSLIPPRVRDYSKD, encoded by the coding sequence ATGGCATCAGCCGATATCATTATCGTGGGCGGCGGGCTGGCCGGCCTGATGGCTACCATCAAGGCGGCAGAATCCGGCGCGCATGTTCATCTATTCTCTCTGGTCCCTGTCAAAAGATCGCACTCCGTCTGCGCACAAGGCGGCATCAACGGAGCCGTGAATACAAAGGGTGAGGGTGACTCCCCCTGGGAGCATTTCGACGACACCGTCTACGGCGGTGACTTTCTGGCGAATCAGCCTCCGGTCAAAGCGATGTGCGAGGCCGCGCCGGGCATCATCCATCTGATGGACCGGATGGGCGTTATGTTCAACCGCACCCCGGAGGGGCTGCTCGACTTCCGCCGGTTCGGCGGGACGAAGCGTCACCGTACGGCTTTTGCCGGAGCTACGACCGGCCAGCAGCTGCTGTATGCGCTGGATGAGCAGGTACGGCGCTGGGAATCGGAAGGGCTCGTCACCAAAAGCGAGAACTGGGAGTTCCTCTCAGTGATTCTTGACGATGCCGGCGTCTGCCGCGGTATCAGCGCGCAGAATCTGAAGACGATGGAAATCCAGACCTTCCCGGCGGATGCGGTGATTCTGGCCAGCGGCGGTCCGGGGATTATTTTCGGCAAAACGACGAACTCGGTTATTAATACAGGAACAGCGGCCAGTGCCGTATACCAGCAGGGTGTGCATTATGCTAACGGGGAATTCATCCAGATTCATCCGACGGCAATTCCCGGTGATGACAAGCTGCGTCTGATGTCGGAATCGGCCCGCGGGGAAGGCGGACGCATCTGGACCTATAAGGACGGCAAGCCGTGGTATTTCCTTGAGGAGAAATATCCGTCGTACGGAAATCTGGTGCCGCGCGATATCGCTACCCGGGAGATTTTTAATGTGTGTGTGGACCAGGGGCTCGGTATTAACGGCGAAAACATGGTTTACCTCGACCTGTCGCATAAGGATCCGAAGGAGCTTGATGTCAAGCTTGGCGGTATTATCGAGATTTATGAGAAATTCATGGGGGATGATCCCCGCAAGATTCCGATGAAAATCTTCCCGGCGGTCCATTACTCCATGGGCGGTATGTGGGTCGATTATAACCAGATGACGAATATCCCCGGACTGTTCGCAGCAGGGGAATGTGAATACCAGTATCACGGCGCGAACCGGCTCGGCGCGAACTCGCTGGTATCAGCGATTTACGGCGGCATGATGGCTGGGCCGAAGGCAGTGGAATATATTAAAGGGCAGAAGAAGTCCGTTCAGGATATTCCATCCAGCGTATTCGACAGCTTCCATAAGCAGCAGGTTGGCAAATACGAGACACTGCTGGGCATGTCGGGTACAGAAAACGCCTATGTGATCCACAAAGAGCTGGGCGAATGGATGACCGCCAACATGACTGTGGTGCGCGAGAACAAACGGCTTGAGGCAACCATCGGCAAAATCAAAGAGCTTAAGGAGCGTTACGGCCGCATTAACATGAGTGATACTTCGCGCTGGAACAACCAGGGCGTAGCCTTCACCCGCCAGCTGTGGAACATGCTTGAGCTGGCCGAGGCGATGACGCTGGGGGCGCTGCTGCGCAATGAGAGCCGCGGAGCCCACTACAAGCCGGAATTCCCGAATCGTAACGATGAGGAGTTCCTCAAGACGACCAAAGCGACCTGGACACCTGACGGACCGAAGATTTCCTACGAGGAAGTAGATGTGTCGCTGATCCCGCCGCGGGTACGTGACTATTCCAAGGACTAA